Proteins co-encoded in one Gemmatimonadota bacterium genomic window:
- a CDS encoding metal ABC transporter ATP-binding protein: protein MTPLVRFERATLGYGRRKVLSDISFEIPSGDFLGLVGPNGAGKTTILRNILGSLAPLGGTVAVQPGLRFGYVPQRETVDSVYPLKVLDVVMMGRYDRIGLGRRPGADDRNRAMQALEHVGIPHLAHHQLSALSGGQKQRSLIARALVGEPTVLVLDEPTEGMDLVATTQILGLVRELHDHDALTVLMVSHALNEIANYVKRIALVLEGGFRIGTVDDIMNEATLTKMYGIPVDVERVNGHRIVVAGGTAFQGRHDHA from the coding sequence ATGACACCCTTGGTACGCTTTGAGCGGGCCACGCTCGGGTATGGGCGCCGCAAGGTGCTCTCGGATATTTCGTTCGAGATTCCGTCGGGCGACTTTCTTGGTCTCGTCGGCCCCAATGGGGCCGGCAAGACCACGATCCTGCGCAACATTCTCGGATCGCTGGCTCCGCTCGGCGGAACGGTCGCGGTGCAGCCGGGGCTGCGATTTGGCTATGTGCCGCAGCGCGAGACGGTGGATTCCGTCTACCCGCTCAAAGTGCTGGATGTAGTCATGATGGGACGCTATGACCGCATCGGCCTCGGTCGACGCCCTGGCGCGGACGACCGGAACCGCGCCATGCAAGCGCTGGAGCATGTGGGAATTCCGCACTTGGCACACCACCAGCTCTCCGCGTTATCTGGCGGACAAAAGCAGCGATCGCTCATCGCGCGCGCCCTCGTGGGCGAACCCACAGTGCTCGTGTTGGACGAACCCACCGAGGGGATGGATCTCGTGGCCACGACCCAGATTCTGGGGCTCGTACGAGAGCTGCATGACCACGATGCGCTGACCGTATTGATGGTGAGCCATGCCTTGAACGAGATCGCGAATTACGTCAAGCGCATTGCCCTGGTGCTCGAAGGCGGATTCCGCATTGGAACGGTCGATGACATCATGAACGAAGCAACGCTCACGAAGATGTACGGCATTCCGGTGGACGTGGAGCGCGTCAACGGGCATCGCATTGTGGTCGCTGGTGGAACGGCATTTCAGGGGCGCCACGACCATGCTTGA
- a CDS encoding metal ABC transporter substrate-binding protein has protein sequence MMVRTLMTVLVAAALGAAPAQAQLKVVTSTTDLYDIAKAVGGTRITATHIGEGYQDPHFIEAKPSFVLQLRNADVWAFVGLDLEIGWMSLLLDGARNPRLNPGGSGYLDVSRAIAVIDVPTGNLDRSQGDVHPLGNPHYWLDPENGRRMAKLFLAKFTELDPKGAAVYDANEKAFEEKLGATEKGWAADLASIRGKPVVAWHTSWHYFGQYTGMKIVAYMEPKPGVPPSPSHLLSVVAAIKASGAKVIIMEPFYDKKMSDLVARQTGATVLVLPPSVGGVPGTPDYFMLLQKDVSMLAAALR, from the coding sequence ATGATGGTACGAACATTGATGACGGTGCTCGTCGCAGCCGCCCTTGGGGCGGCCCCGGCGCAGGCACAGCTGAAGGTGGTCACCAGTACCACCGACCTCTACGACATCGCCAAAGCCGTCGGCGGAACCCGCATTACGGCCACGCACATCGGCGAGGGATACCAGGATCCGCATTTCATCGAGGCAAAACCCAGCTTTGTGCTGCAACTCCGCAACGCCGACGTGTGGGCGTTCGTGGGCCTCGACCTTGAGATCGGTTGGATGTCGTTGTTGCTTGACGGCGCCCGCAACCCGCGTTTGAACCCAGGCGGCAGCGGGTATCTCGATGTGTCGCGCGCCATTGCGGTGATTGATGTGCCCACCGGCAACCTCGATCGTAGCCAAGGCGATGTACATCCGCTTGGCAATCCGCACTATTGGCTCGACCCGGAAAATGGGCGGCGTATGGCGAAGCTCTTCCTCGCCAAGTTCACGGAGCTCGACCCCAAGGGAGCCGCCGTGTACGACGCCAATGAAAAGGCTTTTGAGGAAAAGCTCGGCGCAACCGAAAAAGGATGGGCGGCCGACCTCGCGTCGATTCGCGGCAAGCCCGTGGTGGCGTGGCATACGAGCTGGCACTACTTCGGGCAGTACACCGGTATGAAAATCGTAGCGTATATGGAACCGAAGCCTGGGGTTCCGCCGTCGCCTTCGCATCTCCTCTCGGTCGTTGCCGCGATCAAAGCCAGTGGCGCGAAGGTGATCATCATGGAGCCCTTCTACGACAAGAAAATGTCGGACCTCGTTGCACGGCAGACGGGCGCGACGGTGCTCGTTCTCCCGCCGTCCGTTGGCGGCGTACCCGGCACTCCCGATTATTTCATGCTCTTACAGAAGGACGTCTCGATGCTCGCAGCCGCGTTACGATGA